A region from the Panicum hallii strain FIL2 chromosome 1, PHallii_v3.1, whole genome shotgun sequence genome encodes:
- the LOC112873208 gene encoding uncharacterized protein LOC112873208, translated as MNSNSSNPQGGHEWCNRTLYLSVYNLTSSYTDKRNETTIVTTTAVMFILAAIFFNLNLYSRFTQVSAILNPTIRVFLSASLSLFLPVMSYLFSEAKNEGAATGEMTELPQRARTILMWMLLVELLRKKVEAISRQAYSGTIERAARIGWLGYLIFFNLRSAGKKALYATLWVLAAGKLVQRFVTMELAKRSFAYGRNPQLLASYMAQMLLPRDGDAEQLSGRELLKQCDYIVMGEEDLEKKAAPDSYVFPEATRNGETIAVTVGEIWKLAQTDDLFGEEGPSLRRLCLSFTLYKLLRRRLEDFPITDEEARNCHDLIFKGLLRDDDAGDSDAAAAATTLFQVFNDEVQFLCEYYHSVHPVMLASPFFFLVNYILFPMVVWALCILTIILCSNGDVRYAFDSFNDDNYVTAVGIVKIAICIMLKIRETRSPMALYSTVDICISILLFLAFFYEQVWEFIVFLLSNWFLVSLLCSYTRNRRWGESPLTRRAIRCILWMRRKLSYPNICFKQFSVLWFRRWPSSWLRTVAVPEEAKKSIMECLANNIDRVIPRSNGTLALHSNQLSDHLSWACGDGGSIAEAIITWHIATALLEARHPRKEQLKATEPHSRKVATALSRYCAYLVAFHPELLPDDKDGTERVYKETNEELKKEMGCWGYYLSRKDARCDKLMEIARRTPAPVPEGTTALRRGARLGKALIEQHEGAAGDAARERVWKLVADVWTEVVVCAAPTGSEVHVKAHKEALAQGMEFITVLWALATHTGISRGPVPVTTPAAAAAPATPTMFRSISIERA; from the coding sequence atgaactccaacagcagcaaCCCCCAAGGCGGCCACGAATGGTGCAACCGAACACTCTATCTGTCTGTGTACAACCTCACCTCCTCCTACACTGACAAGAGGAACGAGACCACCATAGTGACCACCACCGCCGTCATGTTCATCCTCGCCGCCATCTTCTTCAACCTCAACCTCTACAGCCGCTTCACCCAAGTGAGCGCCATCCTCAACCCGACCATCCGCGTCTTCCTCTCCGCATCGCTGTCCCTCTTCCTGCCCGTCATGTCCTACCTCTTCTCCGAGGCCAAGAACGAAGGTGCCGCCACCGGTGAGATGACCGAGCTCCCGCAACGAGCCCGGACGATCCTCATGTGGATGCTCCTCGTGGAGCTCCTCCGCAAGAAAGTGGAGGCGATAAGCAGGCAGGCCTACTCGGGCACCATCGAGCGTGCTGCAAGGATAGGCTGGCTGGGCTACCTCATCTTCTTCAACCTCAGAAGCGCCGGCAAGAAAGCGCTCTATGCCACCCTGTGGGTCCTTGCTGCTGGCAAGCTGGTCCAGAGGTTTGTTACAATGGAGCTGGCAAAGCGTTCCTTCGCCTATGGCAGGAACCCTCAGCTTCTGGCCTCGTACATGGCCCAGATGTTGCTGCCACGAGACGGCGACGCTGAGCAGCTCAGTGGGAGGGAGCTGCTGAAGCAGTGCGACTACATCGTGATGGGGGAAGAGGACCTGGAGAAGAAGGCCGCCCCGGACAGTTATGTCTTCCCGGAGGCGACCAGGAATGGCGAGACCATAGCCGTCACTGTCGGGGAGATCTGGAAGCTCGCCCAGACCGATGACCTGTTCGGGGAGGAGGGCCCCTCGCTCAGGAGGCTGTGTCTCTCCTTCACGCTATACAAGCTGCTGCGCCGGAGGCTGGAGGACTTCCCCATCACCGACGAGGAAGCCCGCAACTGCCATGACCTCATCTTCAAAGGCCTGTTGCGTGATGACGATGCCGGGGACtccgatgccgccgccgccgccaccaccctgTTCCAAGTCTTCAACGACGAGGTCCAGTTCCTATGCGAGTACTACCACTCCGTCCACCCCGTCATGCTCGCcagccccttcttcttcctggtgAACTACATCCTCTTCCCCATGGTGGTTTGGGCCCTTTGCATCCTCACCATCATCCTGTGCAGCAACGGAGACGTGCGCTATGCCTTCGACAGCTTCAACGACGACAACTACGTCACAGCCGTCGGCATAGTGAAGATCGCCATTTGCATCATGCTTAAGATCAGGGAAACACGCTCACCCATGGCTCTCTACTCCACCGTCGACATATGCATCAGCATCCTGCTCTTCCTCGCCTTCTTCTACGAGCAAGTCTGGGAGTTCATAGTGTTCCTGCTCTCCAACTGGTTCCTGGTCTCCCTGCTCTGCAGCTACACCAGGAACCGCCGGTGGGGCGAGAGCCCGCTGACGAGACGGGCCATCCGCTGCATCCTGTGGATGAGGAGAAAGCTGAGCTACCCCAACATCTGCTTCAAGCAGTTCTCCGTGCTGTGGTTCAGGCGGTGGCCGTCGTCCTGGCTGCGGACCGTGGCGGTGCCCGAAGAAGCCAAGAAGAGCATCATGGAGTGCCTGGCCAACAACATCGACCGTGTCATTCCTCGCAGCAACGGCACGCTCGCGCTGCACTCCAACCAGCTGTCAGACCACCTCTCCTGGGcgtgcggcgacggcggcagcatCGCCGAGGCCATCATCACCTGGCACATCGCCACCGCGCTCCTGGAGGCGAGGCACCCGCGGAAGGAGCAGCTGAAGGCGACGGAACCGCACAGCCGCAAGGTAGCCACGGCGCTGTCAAGGTACTGCGCGTACCTGGTAGCCTTCCACCCGGAGCTCCTCCCAGATGACAAGGACGGGACGGAGCGCGTGTACAAGGAGACCAACGAGGAGCTGAAGAAAGAGATGGGCTGCTGGGGGTACTACCTGTCCCGAAAGGACGCCCGGTGCGACAAGCTCATGGAGATCGCGCGACGGACGCCGGCACCAGTGCCGGAGGGGACGACGGCGTTACGCAGGGGCGCGAGGCTGGGGAAGGCTCTGATCGAGCAACACGAGGGCGCAGCTGGCGACGCCGCGCGCGAGCGGGTGTGGAAGCTGGTGGCCGACGTGTGGACGGAGGTGGTGGTGTGCGCGGCGCCGACGGGCAGCGAGGTCCACGTCAAGGCGCACAAGGAGGCGCTCGCACAGGGCATGGAATTCATCACCGTGCTGTGGGCGCTGGCCACCCACACAGGCATATCCCGTGGGCCCGTGCCGGTGACAACgcctgcggctgcggctgctccTGCCACGCCAACTATGTTTAGATCCATATCCATTGAGCGTGCTTAG